From Acidothermus cellulolyticus 11B, a single genomic window includes:
- a CDS encoding cytochrome c biogenesis CcdA family protein: MASIATTFQHTVLSGSLLLAIPVAALAGLVSFLSPCVVPLVPGYLAYVTGMSGAELGDGSVRKSRMLAGSALFVVGFSIALTLGGALFGYVGSTLAAHRDVVYRVLGVVVIVFGCVFLGLFPGLQREIRIHRLPAAGLAAAPIVGFAFGVGWTPCLGPTLGAVQALALAGSSASQGALLTFVYCLGLGIPFILVAIGFRRALGALAVVRRHQRLVSTVGGVMLLLVGFLLVSGLWNVVVGALQHLVTGYTAPL, encoded by the coding sequence ATGGCATCGATCGCGACGACGTTTCAGCACACGGTGCTCTCCGGGTCGTTGCTTCTCGCGATACCGGTCGCCGCCCTTGCCGGTCTGGTCTCGTTTCTCTCGCCGTGCGTCGTGCCGCTCGTCCCGGGATATCTCGCGTACGTCACGGGTATGTCCGGCGCCGAGTTGGGCGACGGCAGTGTCCGCAAGAGCCGGATGCTCGCCGGCAGCGCACTTTTCGTGGTGGGATTTTCGATTGCTCTCACGCTCGGTGGGGCGCTCTTCGGCTATGTCGGCTCGACCCTGGCGGCGCACCGCGACGTCGTCTACCGAGTTCTCGGGGTTGTGGTCATCGTCTTCGGTTGCGTGTTTCTCGGACTTTTTCCCGGCCTGCAGCGGGAGATCCGCATCCACCGGTTGCCGGCAGCCGGTCTTGCCGCCGCCCCGATCGTCGGTTTCGCCTTCGGCGTGGGGTGGACGCCGTGCCTCGGCCCGACCCTCGGTGCCGTGCAGGCGCTTGCGCTGGCCGGATCGAGCGCAAGTCAAGGCGCGCTGCTCACATTTGTGTACTGCCTGGGTCTCGGTATTCCCTTCATTCTCGTTGCAATTGGGTTCCGCCGAGCCCTCGGTGCGCTCGCCGTCGTCCGGCGGCACCAGCGGCTGGTGAGCACCGTCGGTGGTGTCATGCTGCTGCTTGTGGGTTTCCTGCTCGTCAGCGGCTTGTGGAACGTCGTCGTCGGAGCATTGCAGCACCTCGTCACGGGATATACGGCGCCGCTATGA
- a CDS encoding proline dehydrogenase family protein — protein MLRRLILEAADSQTLRRLIATAPPTRAVVHRFVAGTEVADGLAVARQLVADGLLVSLDRLGEQVRDLSQARATAEAYRELAAAIEQAGLAAEVEISLKLSALGLGLAGNASVGSPEEPRRVALDLAREICAAAQAAGTMVTFDMEDHTTTDDTLAIVAELRREFPSVGCVIQAYLRRSLADCRELAEAGARVRLCKGAYREPAEVAFTRRHEVDRNFVRCLRILMRGSGYPMVATHDPRLIAIASVMATQAGRGKDTYEFQMLYGVRPDEQQRLVRRGERVRVYVPYGGQWYPYLMRRLAERPANVAFFLRALGSKK, from the coding sequence ATGCTGCGCCGCCTCATCCTCGAGGCCGCCGATAGTCAGACGCTGCGCCGGCTCATCGCAACAGCACCACCCACCCGCGCCGTCGTCCATCGATTTGTCGCAGGCACCGAGGTTGCGGACGGGCTCGCGGTCGCGCGGCAGCTCGTCGCGGACGGCCTGCTCGTCAGTCTCGATCGGCTGGGGGAGCAGGTCCGCGACCTGAGCCAGGCGCGCGCAACCGCCGAGGCGTACCGGGAACTGGCAGCGGCGATCGAACAAGCGGGGCTCGCGGCCGAGGTGGAGATTTCCCTCAAACTCTCGGCACTCGGATTGGGTCTTGCCGGGAACGCGTCGGTCGGGTCACCGGAGGAGCCGCGTCGCGTTGCCCTCGACCTCGCCCGTGAGATCTGTGCCGCCGCGCAGGCCGCGGGAACAATGGTCACCTTCGACATGGAGGACCACACCACCACGGACGACACCCTGGCGATAGTCGCCGAGCTGCGGCGGGAATTCCCAAGCGTCGGCTGCGTCATCCAGGCATATTTGCGCCGATCGCTCGCGGATTGCCGCGAACTCGCCGAAGCCGGGGCGCGCGTCCGGCTCTGCAAGGGGGCGTACCGCGAACCGGCGGAGGTGGCGTTCACCCGCCGCCACGAGGTGGACCGCAATTTCGTCCGCTGCCTGCGGATTCTCATGCGCGGCTCGGGTTACCCCATGGTGGCGACCCACGATCCGCGGCTCATCGCGATCGCCTCGGTGATGGCGACCCAAGCGGGCCGGGGCAAGGACACGTACGAATTCCAGATGCTGTACGGCGTCCGGCCGGATGAGCAGCAGCGTCTGGTCCGCCGCGGCGAGCGGGTGCGGGTCTACGTTCCGTACGGCGGTCAGTGGTATCCGTACCTGATGCGACGGCTCGCGGAACGGCCGGCCAACGTGGCGTTCTTCCTTCGGGCGCTGGGGAGCAAGAAATGA
- a CDS encoding histidine phosphatase family protein, with translation MTRTIVHLLRHGEVFNPRHVLYGRLPGFHLSEAGLLMAKRAAEALTGHDVVLVLSSPLERARETAEPVAARFGVPVEIDERLIEATNAFEGQRVGDGALRRPRSWWLVRNPWRPSWGEPYVEVAARMWAAVQDARRRAAGHEAVCVSHQLPIWTVRRMLERRPLWHHPGRRQCALGSITSLVFDDEAVVAVTYAEPSGRAGIGELAGA, from the coding sequence GTGACCAGGACCATCGTCCACCTGCTGCGCCATGGCGAGGTGTTCAACCCCCGCCACGTGCTGTACGGCCGGTTACCAGGCTTCCACCTGTCGGAAGCCGGTCTGCTGATGGCAAAGCGCGCGGCGGAGGCGCTGACCGGTCATGACGTCGTCCTCGTGCTGTCGTCACCGTTGGAGCGGGCGCGGGAGACTGCTGAGCCGGTCGCCGCCCGGTTCGGCGTACCGGTTGAGATCGACGAGCGGCTGATCGAGGCGACGAACGCGTTCGAGGGTCAACGGGTCGGTGACGGTGCGCTCCGGCGTCCGCGCAGTTGGTGGCTGGTCCGCAACCCGTGGCGGCCGTCCTGGGGCGAGCCGTACGTGGAGGTGGCCGCCCGGATGTGGGCCGCGGTCCAGGACGCGCGGCGGCGGGCGGCCGGCCATGAGGCGGTCTGTGTCAGCCATCAGCTGCCGATATGGACGGTGCGGCGCATGCTCGAGCGTCGTCCGCTCTGGCATCATCCCGGACGCCGCCAGTGCGCCCTGGGCAGCATCACCAGCCTGGTCTTCGACGACGAGGCGGTCGTCGCGGTGACGTACGCCGAGCCGTCCGGGCGTGCCGGGATCGGCGAACTCGCCGGAGCGTGA
- a CDS encoding sugar phosphate isomerase/epimerase family protein: MPIQVALSTSSVWPESTAVAFEIAARLGYDGIEVMVNADPVSQDATALRRLADYHQMPVVAVHSPCLLLTQRIWGTEPWAKLTRAQLLAERLGARTVVTHPPFAWQRGYARQFVSGLSRMAEETDVVFAVENMYPQRGPLGLSIATYAPSWSPLDFDYPHVTLDISHAAAAGQDGLVLARSLGDRIAHVHLADGSGSWLDEHLVPGRGRQPCAAILGVVAGRNLPGAVTVEVNTSKARSHAERAEALAEALRFARAALHTTTPTA, encoded by the coding sequence GTGCCGATTCAGGTCGCGCTCTCCACCTCCTCGGTCTGGCCGGAGTCGACAGCCGTCGCTTTCGAAATTGCGGCGCGCCTGGGGTACGACGGCATAGAAGTCATGGTGAACGCGGACCCGGTGAGCCAGGACGCCACCGCACTGCGCCGGCTCGCCGACTACCACCAGATGCCGGTGGTCGCCGTCCATTCGCCGTGCCTGCTGCTCACCCAACGCATTTGGGGAACCGAGCCGTGGGCGAAATTGACCCGCGCCCAGTTGCTCGCCGAACGCCTCGGCGCACGGACCGTGGTGACCCACCCGCCGTTCGCCTGGCAGCGGGGATACGCCCGGCAATTCGTCTCCGGATTGAGCCGCATGGCCGAAGAGACCGACGTGGTCTTTGCCGTGGAGAACATGTACCCGCAGCGGGGACCCCTTGGGCTGTCCATCGCAACGTATGCGCCGTCCTGGTCACCGCTGGATTTTGATTACCCCCACGTGACGCTGGACATTTCGCATGCCGCGGCCGCCGGTCAGGACGGCCTCGTCCTGGCCCGGTCGCTCGGCGACCGGATCGCGCACGTCCATCTCGCGGACGGCTCCGGCTCATGGCTGGACGAACATCTCGTGCCGGGCCGCGGGCGCCAACCGTGCGCCGCCATCCTTGGCGTCGTCGCCGGCCGGAATCTGCCCGGAGCCGTGACCGTCGAAGTGAACACCTCCAAGGCGCGCTCCCACGCCGAACGCGCCGAGGCGCTGGCGGAAGCGTTGCGGTTCGCCCGCGCCGCGCTGCACACCACGACACCAACCGCCTGA
- a CDS encoding TlpA family protein disulfide reductase, which yields MAIWQYMHDQPGAGRRGCSGRRFFTQGFRSLVACCVVVLLAGCAASRAADSTTVVNGKAAITRFAAGDRPAAPMVSGTDLSGRPLSLAQFRGTVIVLNFWASWCPPCRSEAAALEQVYTETKALGVHFVGVDIRENGPNDGPAFVADHHISYPSFADPSASIALQFRGSGINPALPPSTLVIDRSGRIAARALGELTYNPLKALVLDVVRESS from the coding sequence GTGGCGATCTGGCAGTACATGCACGACCAACCAGGCGCCGGACGCCGCGGCTGCTCGGGTCGGCGTTTCTTTACGCAAGGATTCCGCAGCCTCGTTGCCTGCTGCGTCGTCGTGCTCCTGGCCGGCTGCGCAGCGTCGCGCGCCGCGGATAGCACCACGGTCGTCAACGGCAAGGCGGCGATTACTCGATTCGCCGCGGGGGACCGGCCGGCGGCGCCGATGGTGAGCGGGACGGACCTCTCCGGCCGTCCATTGAGCCTCGCGCAGTTTCGCGGCACGGTCATCGTGCTGAATTTCTGGGCGTCCTGGTGCCCGCCGTGCCGGTCGGAAGCCGCCGCGCTCGAACAGGTCTACACCGAGACCAAGGCTCTCGGTGTTCACTTCGTCGGTGTGGACATTCGGGAGAACGGGCCGAACGACGGGCCCGCCTTCGTTGCCGATCACCACATCAGCTATCCGAGTTTCGCGGATCCGTCCGCGTCGATTGCCTTGCAGTTCCGTGGTTCGGGCATCAATCCGGCACTTCCGCCGAGCACTCTCGTCATCGACCGCAGCGGGCGCATTGCCGCCCGGGCACTGGGTGAACTGACGTATAACCCGCTGAAGGCGCTGGTTCTCGACGTGGTCCGGGAGTCGTCGTGA
- the proC gene encoding pyrroline-5-carboxylate reductase, translating to MTDLSMQDHGDTIAVLGAGKMGEALISGLLKAGLPAEKLVITERYPARAREMTERYQVRAVSNLEAAKTADTLVLAVKPQDMDDLLTELSPAVTPERLVVTIAAGITTSAIERRLVEGVPVIRVMPNTPALVGEAMSVLAPGSNATEEHLARAEAIFRPVGKVLRLPESQLDAVTALSGSGPAYVFFLVEAMTDAGILLGLPRSVAHDLIVQTIYGSAVMLRESGEHPVALREAVTSPGGTTIAAIRELERHGVRAALLAALEAARDRSRQLAGGQ from the coding sequence ATGACCGACCTGTCGATGCAGGACCACGGCGACACCATCGCGGTCCTTGGCGCGGGGAAAATGGGCGAGGCGCTGATTTCCGGCCTGCTGAAGGCGGGACTCCCCGCGGAGAAACTCGTCATCACCGAGCGGTATCCGGCGCGGGCACGGGAGATGACCGAGCGGTATCAGGTGCGCGCGGTGAGCAATCTCGAGGCGGCGAAAACAGCCGACACTCTCGTGCTGGCGGTCAAACCGCAGGACATGGACGATCTGCTGACCGAGCTGTCACCGGCGGTCACCCCGGAGCGGCTGGTCGTCACCATCGCGGCCGGCATTACGACGTCGGCCATTGAGCGGCGGCTGGTGGAAGGCGTGCCGGTGATCCGTGTCATGCCGAATACGCCCGCCCTGGTTGGCGAAGCGATGAGCGTGCTCGCGCCCGGGTCGAATGCGACCGAGGAGCATCTGGCCCGGGCTGAGGCGATTTTCCGTCCCGTGGGCAAGGTCCTGCGCCTGCCGGAGAGCCAGCTGGACGCGGTGACCGCACTCTCGGGCAGCGGTCCGGCGTACGTTTTCTTTCTCGTCGAGGCGATGACGGACGCCGGTATCCTCCTCGGGCTGCCCCGATCGGTTGCCCACGACCTCATCGTGCAGACCATCTACGGCTCTGCCGTCATGCTCCGGGAATCCGGCGAGCACCCGGTGGCTCTGCGGGAAGCGGTCACCTCTCCGGGGGGAACGACGATTGCAGCAATTCGCGAATTGGAACGGCACGGCGTCCGAGCGGCCCTACTTGCCGCACTGGAAGCGGCACGAGACCGATCCCGGCAACTCGCGGGCGGGCAATGA